The Muricauda sp. SCSIO 65647 genome includes a region encoding these proteins:
- a CDS encoding carboxymuconolactone decarboxylase family protein has product MSTFNVPRREEVSENNQALFDTLEKAVGFVPNLYATYAYSKNALGNYLTLSGAKTSLSAKEKEVVNLAVSQVNGCSYCLSAHTAIGKMNGFSDDQIIELRLGKASFDNKLDALARLAKNITENRGATDAEVVENFFAAGWTKENLVDTIVLVGDKTISNYLHKTTDVPIDFPVAQPLEAATV; this is encoded by the coding sequence ATGAGCACATTTAATGTACCCAGAAGGGAAGAAGTAAGTGAAAACAACCAAGCCTTGTTCGATACGCTTGAAAAAGCCGTGGGCTTTGTACCCAATCTATATGCCACATATGCGTATTCAAAAAATGCACTTGGCAATTATTTGACACTTTCAGGCGCAAAGACTTCATTGAGCGCTAAAGAGAAAGAAGTCGTAAACCTAGCGGTGAGCCAAGTGAACGGCTGTTCGTACTGTTTGTCTGCGCATACCGCCATCGGTAAGATGAACGGTTTCAGCGATGACCAAATAATAGAACTGCGTCTGGGCAAGGCTTCTTTTGACAACAAACTGGATGCTTTGGCACGTTTGGCCAAAAACATCACCGAAAATAGAGGGGCAACAGATGCAGAAGTGGTCGAGAATTTCTTTGCTGCCGGATGGACCAAAGAAAATTTGGTCGATACCATAGTATTGGTCGGTGACAAAACCATTTCAAACTATCTGCACAAAACGACTGATGTGCCCATTGATTTTCCTGTAGCGCAACCCTTAGAAGCAGCAACAGTATAG
- a CDS encoding plastocyanin/azurin family copper-binding protein codes for MKKVIAILVLTIGVVLNANAQDSMVDKSMKTIELEQTPGEFTKKSLTVNEGTYVFEIKNNGIDHNVGFVLVKKGKDISKPENHIQTAYVTAPVKTGDTQKSKPTKLEKGEYIYFCPLNPTATDNLLIVE; via the coding sequence ATGAAAAAAGTAATCGCAATTTTAGTTTTGACAATAGGTGTAGTGCTTAACGCAAATGCACAAGACAGCATGGTCGATAAATCGATGAAGACCATTGAGTTGGAACAAACCCCGGGAGAATTTACCAAAAAGAGTTTGACCGTCAATGAAGGCACCTATGTTTTCGAGATCAAGAACAATGGTATTGACCACAATGTGGGCTTTGTATTGGTAAAGAAGGGAAAGGATATCAGCAAACCTGAAAACCATATTCAGACCGCTTATGTTACCGCACCGGTAAAAACGGGTGATACCCAAAAATCAAAACCCACTAAGCTTGAAAAGGGAGAGTACATTTATTTTTGCCCATTGAACCCAACGGCGACAGACAATCTTTTGATTGTAGAGTAG
- a CDS encoding TetR/AcrR family transcriptional regulator, translating into MSAPDIALHILKTAGSLFYRNGYHNTGINEIIKEAGIAKATLYNHFESKDAICIAYLEDRHRSFISALKAYAERREIGKPALMAIFDYLIDVYRNSAFYGCWASRIYGELPQENRKIAEVIRQQKKDLLLFLEGLVRRNFVNISKAEVEKISGGLYLLYESAMTESYVHKSDWPIYLAKNMAPSLFNGVQWAEKSPD; encoded by the coding sequence ATGTCAGCCCCAGATATCGCCCTTCACATCTTAAAAACAGCCGGTTCACTCTTTTACAGAAACGGATACCACAATACCGGAATCAATGAAATCATAAAAGAAGCCGGCATTGCCAAAGCCACACTGTATAATCATTTTGAATCAAAAGATGCTATTTGTATCGCTTATCTTGAAGATAGGCATCGCAGCTTTATTTCTGCACTAAAGGCCTATGCAGAGCGTCGCGAAATAGGCAAACCAGCCCTAATGGCCATTTTTGATTATTTGATCGATGTGTATCGAAATAGTGCTTTTTATGGCTGTTGGGCTTCAAGAATTTATGGTGAACTGCCACAAGAAAATCGAAAAATTGCCGAGGTCATTCGCCAACAAAAAAAGGATTTGTTGCTGTTTTTAGAAGGGTTGGTGCGACGTAACTTCGTGAATATTTCAAAGGCCGAGGTCGAAAAAATATCAGGGGGTCTCTATCTGCTTTATGAAAGTGCCATGACGGAAAGCTATGTGCACAAAAGCGATTGGCCTATTTACCTTGCAAAGAATATGGCCCCTAGTTTGTTCAATGGGGTTCAATGGGCAGAAAAAAGCCCCGACTAA
- the dinB gene encoding DNA polymerase IV, which translates to MEMDFPLRKIIHVDMDAFYASVEQHDNPELKGKPIAVGGGSKRGVVSAASYEARKFGVRSAMAGYIAKKNCPDLIFVKPRFDRYKEVSQQVRDIFFEYTDLVEPLSLDEAYLDVTENKKGNPSATLIAKEIRQKILEKTGLTASAGISINKFIAKVASDYNKPNGQKTVNPEEVIPFLEGLDIRKFYGVGKVTAEKMYRLGIFNGKDLKEKSLVFLNTHFGKNGKYYYHVVRGQHNSAVKPHRTPKSVGAERTFSENLSSEIFMLERLENISQELERRLKKSKIAGKTVTLKIKYSDFTLQTRSKTLPYFISEKAMILEMAKELLYQSSLENSVRLLGISLSNLNTPDKKSEPKENSISVQLRFDF; encoded by the coding sequence ATGGAAATGGATTTCCCTTTACGAAAGATCATTCATGTTGATATGGATGCTTTTTATGCTTCCGTAGAGCAACATGACAATCCAGAACTAAAGGGGAAACCCATAGCCGTAGGAGGCGGTTCAAAACGCGGTGTGGTATCGGCCGCCAGTTATGAGGCACGAAAATTTGGGGTTCGTAGTGCCATGGCTGGCTACATCGCCAAGAAAAACTGTCCAGATCTCATCTTTGTCAAACCCCGATTTGACAGATATAAGGAAGTTTCGCAGCAGGTACGAGACATCTTTTTTGAATATACCGATTTGGTCGAGCCCCTTTCGCTGGATGAAGCTTATTTAGATGTGACCGAAAACAAAAAAGGAAACCCGTCGGCTACCTTGATCGCCAAGGAAATACGACAAAAAATTCTTGAAAAAACAGGATTGACCGCTTCAGCGGGCATATCGATCAACAAGTTCATCGCCAAGGTGGCCAGTGATTACAACAAACCCAACGGACAGAAAACCGTGAACCCAGAGGAGGTCATCCCTTTTTTGGAAGGCCTCGACATTCGAAAATTTTATGGCGTGGGCAAGGTCACTGCCGAAAAAATGTATCGATTGGGCATCTTCAACGGCAAAGACCTAAAAGAAAAGTCACTTGTTTTTTTGAATACCCATTTCGGAAAAAACGGCAAATACTACTACCATGTGGTTCGCGGTCAGCACAACAGTGCCGTGAAGCCACATCGTACCCCGAAGTCAGTGGGGGCCGAACGCACTTTTAGTGAAAACCTGAGCAGCGAAATCTTTATGTTGGAACGTTTAGAGAATATCTCACAAGAACTGGAGCGTCGCCTAAAAAAATCAAAAATCGCCGGAAAAACGGTGACTTTAAAGATCAAGTACAGCGATTTCACCTTACAGACCCGCAGTAAGACCCTGCCCTATTTCATTTCTGAAAAGGCCATGATCCTAGAAATGGCAAAAGAGCTTTTGTACCAGTCTTCTCTAGAAAACTCTGTACGGCTTTTGGGTATATCGCTTTCAAATCTGAATACCCCAGACAAGAAGTCAGAACCAAAGGAAAATTCAATCTCGGTACAGCTAAGATTTGATTTTTAA
- a CDS encoding class I mannose-6-phosphate isomerase — protein MQRKTSQYLLPVFKNGHNDSSYDIFPSFPLKSGVINEGYKGLAQEILGKKTVILDGYIGVDWHEVCTSLGAELQEKGQEVSFIHVKDFLRPENEISVLIAPFLGADDPLFGHRADIGLSAYFDQEKLKNLELDENADSNIIYGTGAAQTSIEGFLVYFDIPKNELQYRMRANAITNLGFSSPKDHKQMYKHFYFVDWEVLNREKKRLLPQISIVVDQQRPNHPTWMMGDAMRKGLARMSKRYFRVRPWFEPGVWGGQWMKGKIKDLNQKVPNYAWSFEMIVPENGLVFESDGLLLEVSFDMLMYQERENVLGRAAKRFGDEFPIRFDFLDTFDGGNLSVQCHPSPAYIKNNFGENFTQDETYYILDAGKGANVYLGFQKDIDSAEFKEALVHSHNSKEVLDVEKYVQKLPAKKHDLFLIPHGTVHCSGVDNLVLEISATPYIFTFKMYDWQRLDLEGNPRPLNIERAFENLNFERRGQKVAETLISKPRVEASGKNWEKIHLPTHPDHFYDIYRYDFDDEVHIDTQGQCHVLMLVEGEKIVLDTNGAEQVFHYAETFAIPAAAGNYSLINKGNAKARVIVSFVKDEMC, from the coding sequence ATGCAAAGAAAGACTTCTCAATATTTGCTTCCGGTTTTCAAGAATGGCCACAATGATTCATCATATGATATCTTTCCCTCATTTCCTCTTAAAAGTGGGGTCATCAACGAAGGATATAAGGGTTTGGCCCAAGAGATCCTAGGGAAAAAAACAGTAATTCTTGATGGGTATATCGGTGTTGATTGGCATGAGGTATGCACTTCACTGGGGGCTGAACTTCAAGAAAAAGGTCAAGAGGTATCATTCATTCACGTAAAGGACTTTTTGAGGCCAGAAAATGAGATTTCAGTATTGATAGCACCTTTTTTGGGAGCAGATGATCCCTTATTTGGACACAGGGCCGATATCGGTCTCTCTGCGTATTTTGATCAAGAGAAGTTGAAAAACCTCGAATTAGATGAAAATGCCGATAGCAATATTATTTATGGTACCGGGGCAGCCCAAACATCGATTGAAGGTTTTTTGGTCTATTTCGACATTCCGAAGAACGAACTTCAATATCGAATGCGCGCCAATGCCATAACCAATCTCGGTTTTAGTTCCCCCAAAGATCATAAACAAATGTACAAGCACTTTTATTTTGTTGATTGGGAAGTGCTGAACAGGGAGAAAAAAAGATTATTGCCCCAAATCTCCATTGTGGTAGACCAACAGCGGCCAAACCATCCTACTTGGATGATGGGCGATGCGATGAGAAAAGGCTTGGCCAGAATGTCAAAAAGGTACTTCAGGGTCAGGCCTTGGTTTGAACCCGGTGTTTGGGGCGGTCAATGGATGAAGGGAAAAATAAAAGACCTAAATCAAAAAGTGCCGAACTATGCCTGGTCTTTTGAGATGATAGTACCCGAAAATGGATTGGTGTTTGAAAGTGATGGTCTACTTTTGGAAGTCTCGTTTGATATGCTCATGTATCAAGAGCGTGAAAATGTCTTGGGCAGGGCAGCAAAGAGATTTGGTGATGAATTTCCGATTCGCTTCGATTTTCTTGACACATTTGATGGGGGCAATCTATCGGTACAATGCCATCCGTCGCCAGCGTATATCAAAAACAATTTTGGTGAAAATTTCACTCAAGACGAAACCTATTACATACTTGATGCGGGAAAAGGCGCCAACGTATATCTAGGGTTTCAAAAAGATATTGATTCCGCAGAATTTAAAGAAGCCCTTGTTCATAGCCATAATAGCAAGGAAGTATTGGATGTTGAGAAATATGTACAAAAGCTCCCTGCCAAAAAGCATGACCTTTTTTTGATACCCCATGGTACTGTTCACTGTTCGGGGGTTGATAATTTGGTTCTTGAAATCAGCGCTACACCTTACATTTTTACTTTCAAAATGTATGACTGGCAACGGTTAGATCTAGAGGGCAACCCGAGGCCTTTGAACATTGAAAGGGCATTTGAGAATCTTAATTTTGAAAGAAGGGGCCAAAAGGTGGCCGAAACATTGATATCTAAACCCAGGGTAGAAGCTTCGGGAAAAAACTGGGAAAAAATACACCTGCCCACACATCCCGATCATTTTTATGACATATATCGATATGATTTTGATGATGAAGTACATATTGACACCCAAGGGCAGTGCCATGTACTGATGTTGGTCGAGGGTGAAAAGATAGTGCTGGACACCAATGGGGCCGAACAAGTTTTTCATTACGCGGAGACTTTTGCCATACCGGCAGCAGCGGGCAACTATAGCTTGATCAATAAAGGAAATGCAAAGGCAAGGGTCATTGTCTCTTTTGTAAAAGACGAAATGTGCTGA
- a CDS encoding GH92 family glycosyl hydrolase, whose protein sequence is MGTKKTYCLLVNLMLLAMAYSQQEIVWQIGRSDNSGNEFALAPSGFNKFLEKDFGWEDRFFVIGHSEERKDFPYVLPGADDYWGGTSGLSGIRPHQLNLLFGIAKKTKKSTWKLIVDILDCSPEKPPFLKVSLNGQSWKFRLKNGKNADALTGNMADSQEQVIEIPVDAELINEGGNELQLTTLEGSWLVFDQIRLEASGDVRLLKPKNIFIKKIEPAHYELLENGIRFQPLLLEAQHLSGTPELRVQLDDNDVFRKVVENGRHVFEVPMPSVGKSKMSHYKVLVNGKIVDEGTIKRTPQKLNRLVDYVDTKIGSGHSRWMIAPGPWMPFGMAKISPDNQNSGWQAGYQPTFESVGTFSHIHEWTMAGLGTFPTNGPLVTEIGNQGEPDTGYRSRIDKKTEKTPLGYYSVVLDDYNIKAELTATTRCSFQRYTYPKNVPGSRILVDLKIPAEYGYNIKEAHLEKISDYKIVGYSKQVSPSVWGEQYYRKQMVEDGDKRREWDEIEQEYTLHFVMEFDRPITGFGIWADGPEKGNKDVSTSNDVDKLTLVNPEDVVAFVGFDTKETQVVQTRTGLSFVSIDNAALNLKEEITTPFGWSFDKVRSHHEASWEQLLERVLISTDDRLEKTRFYTNMYRALVSRNIFSDVDGSWVDATEQVRKFKNPDDVALGCDAFWNTFWNLNQFWNLITPDWSSKWVKSQLAMYDANGWLAKGPAGMEYIPVMVAEHEIPLIVAAYQMGIRDFDVEKAFRAIYKMQTVPGEKVGNGYAGNRDLESYLKYRYVPYNKGRFSNTLEYSFDDFAVSQLAKALNKKEEYTAFIDRAYWWKNAIDPEIGYARLRHSDGTWYENFDPIKTGGNHQFVEGNAWQLTFFVPQDIPALVEIIGEDEFVKRLNGGFEVSNIWRYNAPNELYWDFPVIQGNQQSMHFAYLFNWAKKPWLTQKWSRDIMQRYYGYGVSNAYLGDEDQGQMSAWFIMSSLGLFQTDGGTREAPIYEIGSPLFEKAAINLNNRYGRGKTFTIIAKNTSFLNKYVQKATLNGVELNNFWFSASELTKGGVLELIMGPQPNKSWGVNELPKNPK, encoded by the coding sequence ATGGGAACAAAAAAAACATATTGTCTGCTCGTAAACCTTATGCTGTTGGCCATGGCCTATTCACAGCAAGAGATAGTCTGGCAAATTGGGCGGTCAGACAATAGCGGAAACGAGTTTGCCTTGGCCCCGTCAGGGTTCAATAAATTTTTGGAGAAGGATTTTGGATGGGAAGACCGTTTTTTTGTAATTGGGCATTCAGAAGAGCGCAAAGATTTTCCCTATGTGCTGCCCGGTGCCGACGACTACTGGGGCGGAACATCTGGATTATCGGGCATACGCCCCCATCAATTGAACCTGTTGTTCGGCATAGCCAAAAAAACGAAAAAAAGTACGTGGAAACTTATTGTGGATATTTTGGATTGCAGCCCCGAAAAACCACCCTTCTTAAAAGTGTCCCTGAATGGACAGTCATGGAAATTTCGTTTAAAAAATGGAAAGAATGCCGATGCCTTAACAGGGAATATGGCTGATTCTCAAGAGCAAGTAATTGAAATTCCCGTTGATGCCGAACTGATAAACGAGGGGGGCAACGAGCTTCAGTTGACAACTTTGGAGGGAAGTTGGCTAGTGTTCGATCAAATTAGATTGGAAGCTTCTGGGGATGTGCGTTTGCTGAAGCCAAAAAATATATTTATCAAAAAAATAGAACCTGCCCACTATGAATTACTTGAAAATGGCATAAGGTTCCAACCACTTTTGCTAGAGGCACAACATTTATCAGGAACGCCAGAGCTTAGGGTGCAATTGGATGATAACGATGTATTTAGAAAAGTGGTCGAAAATGGCAGGCATGTTTTTGAGGTGCCCATGCCATCTGTGGGCAAATCAAAAATGAGTCATTATAAAGTTCTTGTGAACGGAAAGATTGTCGACGAAGGCACAATCAAAAGAACACCACAAAAATTGAATCGCCTCGTAGACTACGTAGACACCAAAATAGGTTCGGGCCATTCAAGGTGGATGATAGCCCCAGGCCCTTGGATGCCGTTCGGAATGGCGAAAATAAGTCCCGATAATCAGAATAGTGGTTGGCAGGCAGGATATCAACCTACTTTTGAAAGTGTCGGAACCTTCAGCCATATTCATGAATGGACCATGGCAGGGTTGGGCACGTTTCCCACCAACGGTCCTTTGGTTACTGAAATCGGCAATCAAGGGGAACCCGATACCGGGTATCGCTCCCGTATAGATAAAAAAACCGAAAAAACCCCTTTGGGCTATTATTCGGTCGTACTAGATGATTACAACATCAAGGCAGAGCTTACGGCCACAACAAGATGTAGCTTTCAACGGTATACCTATCCTAAGAATGTGCCCGGTTCAAGAATATTGGTCGACCTAAAAATACCTGCTGAATATGGCTATAACATAAAAGAAGCACATTTAGAAAAAATAAGCGATTACAAAATCGTAGGGTACAGCAAACAGGTTTCACCATCGGTCTGGGGCGAGCAGTATTACAGAAAGCAGATGGTCGAAGATGGTGACAAGCGAAGAGAATGGGATGAGATCGAACAAGAGTACACCCTCCATTTTGTAATGGAATTTGATAGACCCATCACTGGGTTTGGCATTTGGGCAGACGGCCCTGAAAAGGGAAATAAAGATGTATCGACTTCAAATGATGTCGATAAGCTTACGTTGGTCAATCCTGAAGATGTCGTTGCCTTTGTTGGTTTTGACACCAAAGAAACCCAAGTGGTGCAAACAAGAACCGGATTGTCTTTTGTAAGTATTGATAATGCGGCCCTCAACTTGAAAGAGGAAATTACAACACCATTTGGGTGGAGCTTTGATAAGGTGCGAAGCCATCATGAAGCATCGTGGGAACAGTTGTTGGAAAGGGTATTGATATCCACAGACGATAGATTGGAAAAAACACGATTCTATACCAATATGTACAGGGCATTGGTGAGCCGTAACATATTTAGTGATGTAGACGGCAGTTGGGTCGATGCTACCGAGCAAGTACGTAAGTTTAAAAATCCTGACGACGTCGCACTTGGGTGCGATGCCTTTTGGAATACGTTTTGGAATCTTAATCAATTTTGGAACCTGATCACTCCCGACTGGTCTTCAAAATGGGTGAAATCGCAACTGGCGATGTACGATGCCAATGGCTGGCTGGCCAAAGGGCCTGCTGGAATGGAGTACATACCCGTTATGGTGGCAGAGCATGAAATACCGCTGATCGTGGCGGCCTATCAAATGGGAATACGTGATTTCGATGTTGAAAAAGCCTTTAGGGCCATATATAAAATGCAAACGGTTCCCGGTGAAAAAGTGGGCAACGGTTACGCAGGCAATAGAGATTTGGAATCGTATCTAAAATATCGCTATGTGCCCTATAACAAAGGGCGTTTTTCCAATACGTTAGAGTATTCGTTCGATGATTTTGCGGTATCACAACTTGCCAAGGCACTTAATAAAAAAGAAGAATATACCGCGTTTATAGACAGGGCATATTGGTGGAAAAATGCAATTGACCCTGAAATCGGGTATGCCAGGCTTCGACATTCAGATGGCACATGGTATGAGAATTTTGACCCCATCAAAACGGGGGGAAACCATCAATTTGTTGAGGGCAATGCATGGCAACTCACGTTTTTTGTGCCACAAGACATTCCAGCCCTTGTCGAAATTATTGGGGAAGACGAATTTGTAAAACGTTTGAATGGGGGCTTCGAGGTGAGCAATATATGGCGATACAATGCCCCCAATGAGCTCTACTGGGATTTCCCCGTGATACAGGGAAACCAGCAATCAATGCATTTTGCCTACTTGTTCAATTGGGCAAAAAAACCATGGCTTACCCAAAAATGGAGTAGGGATATCATGCAACGTTATTACGGTTATGGCGTGTCGAATGCCTATTTGGGCGATGAAGACCAAGGTCAGATGAGCGCTTGGTTCATCATGTCTTCCCTTGGGCTTTTTCAAACAGATGGCGGTACGAGAGAAGCTCCCATCTATGAGATTGGCAGTCCTCTGTTCGAAAAGGCTGCCATTAATTTGAATAATCGATATGGCAGGGGCAAAACGTTCACCATTATTGCCAAAAACACTTCTTTTCTCAATAAATATGTACAAAAAGCGACCCTTAACGGTGTAGAATTGAACAATTTTTGGTTTTCTGCAAGTGAGTTGACAAAGGGAGGGGTATTGGAATTGATTATGGGTCCCCAACCAAATAAAAGCTGGGGCGTGAACGAACTGCCAAAAAACCCAAAATGA
- a CDS encoding GH92 family glycosyl hydrolase produces MMKYATTVLLLLLCLASCSESKNEEKKPLHDLVQYVDPQIGSVHGRWFFYTPAARPFGMAKLAPHTNAYNSQGGWGPTGYDDRHTSIEGFGNFHEFQIGGLVIMPTIGSLKTVPGTLENPDEGYRSRFDKETEHAEAGYYSVHLTDYDIRAELTSTERVALHRYTFPKTDEAHLIIDIGHKQGESSDVTDAHARLVNGDEVEGYIETYPEYVKFCDPEKRVMMYFVAKLGKKPIKMGSFIDSVQNVGATKTKGINNGLYLTFSMHQEEILEMQIGLSYTSIANARLNLETETKGKDFDTIKNESKNIWNKKLNKIVVEGGREKDRVKFYTGLYHALLGRGLSSDVNGDYPLVDGKIGKTSLDSDGKPKYHHYNTDGIWGGFWNLSQLWALAYPDYFSEYVQSNIDFYKDRGWLHDGAANGVFTNGVQTNFQGLLLASAYNVGIRDFDINNGYEAALKNELEYRGRNLGNGKYDLSHFIKDGYVSYKDTVISNGWVFNFGASHTLEYSFSSYAVAQMAESMKDKESHDRLMEQAGYYKNLFDPETKFIRPRLESGAFIEDFDPMRGWDGFQEGNAYQYTWYVPHDPAGLIDLVGKPLFNERLETMFTAAQKSMFGGNPEEIHSFSGVEKLYNHGNQPCLHNAWLFNYSGKPWLTQKWVRTICNEFYGTEPLHGYGVGQDEDQGQLGAWYVMASMGLFDVQGHTSAKPTFQFGSPLFDKITVQLDKDYYPGKELVIETKNQHPNNLYVQSLTFNGKPIAKNWMYHSELMHGGKLVFEMASEPDTEWGTKTPPPSMSTENNR; encoded by the coding sequence ATGATGAAATACGCAACAACCGTCCTTCTTCTTTTATTGTGTCTTGCAAGCTGTAGCGAAAGCAAGAATGAAGAAAAAAAGCCCTTGCACGACCTTGTACAATATGTAGATCCACAGATTGGCTCTGTTCATGGCCGATGGTTTTTTTATACACCTGCGGCCCGACCCTTCGGCATGGCAAAACTGGCACCGCATACCAATGCGTACAATAGCCAAGGAGGATGGGGCCCCACGGGCTATGATGACCGCCATACCTCCATTGAGGGGTTTGGCAATTTTCATGAGTTTCAAATCGGGGGATTGGTGATTATGCCAACCATCGGATCGTTGAAGACCGTTCCGGGAACCTTGGAAAATCCTGATGAGGGATATCGATCTAGATTCGATAAAGAAACCGAACATGCCGAGGCGGGGTATTACAGTGTTCATTTGACCGATTATGACATAAGGGCAGAACTGACCTCGACCGAAAGGGTAGCACTCCATCGATATACCTTTCCAAAAACCGATGAGGCCCACCTCATTATCGATATCGGGCATAAACAGGGTGAGAGCAGCGATGTGACCGATGCCCATGCCCGACTTGTCAATGGAGATGAGGTGGAAGGCTATATCGAGACCTATCCCGAATACGTGAAATTCTGTGACCCAGAAAAAAGGGTAATGATGTATTTTGTGGCCAAGCTCGGCAAAAAGCCCATAAAGATGGGAAGTTTCATCGATTCCGTCCAAAATGTGGGGGCTACAAAAACCAAGGGGATCAACAACGGACTCTACCTTACTTTCTCAATGCATCAAGAAGAGATTTTAGAAATGCAAATTGGGTTGAGCTATACTTCGATAGCCAATGCCCGCTTGAATTTGGAAACCGAGACCAAGGGAAAAGATTTCGACACTATCAAAAACGAATCCAAAAACATTTGGAACAAGAAACTTAACAAAATAGTCGTTGAGGGCGGTAGGGAAAAAGATAGGGTCAAGTTCTATACAGGGCTTTACCATGCCCTATTGGGTCGTGGCCTTTCAAGTGACGTCAATGGCGATTATCCCTTGGTGGACGGAAAAATAGGCAAGACATCTTTAGATAGCGATGGCAAGCCCAAGTACCACCATTACAATACCGACGGCATATGGGGCGGTTTCTGGAACCTGAGCCAGCTTTGGGCTCTGGCCTACCCCGATTATTTTAGTGAGTATGTACAGTCGAATATCGATTTTTATAAAGACAGGGGCTGGCTACATGATGGGGCGGCCAACGGTGTTTTTACCAATGGCGTGCAGACCAATTTTCAAGGTCTTCTGTTGGCCTCTGCCTACAATGTGGGCATACGTGACTTTGATATAAATAATGGTTATGAGGCTGCCTTGAAAAATGAACTTGAATACCGTGGCAGAAATTTGGGCAATGGAAAATATGATTTAAGCCACTTCATTAAAGATGGGTATGTATCGTATAAAGATACCGTGATCTCTAATGGCTGGGTATTCAATTTTGGGGCATCGCACACCTTAGAGTATAGTTTTAGCTCGTACGCCGTGGCGCAAATGGCCGAGAGCATGAAAGACAAGGAAAGCCATGACAGGCTCATGGAGCAGGCGGGGTATTATAAGAACCTGTTCGATCCCGAAACCAAGTTCATACGCCCTAGGCTCGAAAGCGGCGCTTTTATCGAAGACTTTGACCCCATGAGGGGCTGGGACGGTTTTCAAGAGGGTAATGCGTACCAATATACCTGGTATGTTCCCCATGACCCTGCAGGCCTTATCGATCTTGTCGGTAAACCCTTGTTCAATGAACGCTTGGAAACCATGTTCACGGCTGCCCAAAAAAGTATGTTCGGGGGTAACCCAGAAGAGATCCATAGCTTTTCAGGGGTAGAAAAACTTTACAATCACGGTAACCAGCCCTGTTTGCACAATGCCTGGTTGTTCAACTATTCGGGCAAGCCCTGGCTTACCCAAAAATGGGTTCGCACCATTTGCAATGAATTCTATGGAACCGAACCTTTGCACGGGTATGGCGTAGGGCAAGACGAAGACCAAGGGCAGTTGGGGGCATGGTATGTCATGGCCTCTATGGGCTTGTTCGATGTGCAGGGACACACTTCAGCAAAACCAACATTTCAGTTTGGAAGCCCCCTGTTCGACAAGATAACCGTACAGCTCGATAAAGACTATTATCCAGGTAAAGAACTGGTTATTGAAACGAAGAACCAACACCCGAACAATCTATATGTACAATCACTTACATTTAATGGCAAACCGATTGCCAAAAACTGGATGTACCACAGTGAATTGATGCACGGGGGCAAGCTTGTTTTTGAAATGGCCTCTGAACCCGATACCGAATGGGGCACAAAAACCCCACCCCCCTCAATGTCAACCGAAAATAATAGATGA